From a region of the Deinococcus ruber genome:
- a CDS encoding DUF2171 domain-containing protein — translation MTMQTQIKEHMPVKCADGMNHGEVDKVDGDYIKLTKDDSGTHHWLPMSAVDHVDEHVHLNLNHEQVHQQWLSEDPHPQHRQ, via the coding sequence ATGACGATGCAGACCCAGATCAAGGAACACATGCCCGTAAAGTGCGCCGACGGCATGAACCACGGTGAAGTGGACAAGGTCGACGGCGACTACATCAAGCTGACCAAAGACGACTCCGGCACCCATCACTGGCTGCCGATGAGCGCCGTGGATCACGTGGACGAACACGTCCACCTCAACCTGAACCACGAACAAGTGCACCAACAGTGGCTCAGCGAAGACCCCCACCCACAGCACCGCCAGTAA